The following is a genomic window from Spirosoma agri.
CATGCGCGACGCCGTACTGGCGGGGGCTACGCTCAATATTTTTCACAAGCACGCTGAACGGGTTCGGATGGCTAACCTGGCGCAGGCGATCAACGTACTACAGGCGGTTATCCTGACCGACGGTCCGAAGATGCTGCTGACGCCAACCTATCACGTGCTGGAGATGTATAACGTTCACCAGGACGCGACCATGCTGCCGGTCGATGTGAAAGCGGACGACTACAAAGTGGGTGAGTACAAACTGCCTGCCGTGTCGGTGTCTGCCTCGCGCGACAAAGCCGGAAAAACGCATATTTCGCTGGTCAACATCGACGCGGGTAAGCCGCAGACAATCACGGTGAACCTGAAAGGGATCAGTGCGAAAAGCGTGTCGGGTCGTATTCTGACGTCGGCAAAAGTACAGGACTTCAACACCTTCGCTCAGCCGAACAAAGTAAAACCCGTGCCTTTCTCCGGTGCCAAACTCGCCGGCGACGAACTAACCGTAACCCTGCCCCCGGTGTCGGTGGTGGTGCTGGAACTCTAATGAGCGAAAGAGTGAATGAGTGAAAGAGCGAAAAAAAATTGCTACATAATTCCCTCAATCACTCTTTCGCCTTTTCTCTCTTTCACTTATGTACACGTCCTTAAAAGAAGAGTGTTACGAGGCCAATATGCAGCTTCCGAAGCTGGGCCTTGTCTTGTTTACGTTTGGTAACGTGAGCGCCGTCGACCGCGAGCGTGGCGTGTTTGCCATCAAACCCAGCGGTGTGCCTTACGAAAAACTCCAGCCCAGCGATATTGTCATTTGCGATTACGACGCTAAGGTTGTCGAGGGAACCATGCGGCCATCGTCCGATACGAAAACCCACGCGCTGCTTTACAAAACCTGGGATAAGATCGGTGGGATCTCGCACACGCACAGTACCTACGCGGTGGCCTGGTCGCAGGCGGGTATGGACATCCCCATTTTTGGAACGACCCACGCGGACCACACCCATCAGGATATTCCGTGTGCACCCGCGCTGACCGACGAAATGATCCAGGGCGACTATGAACATGAGACCGGTCACCAGATCTTCAATTGCTTTGCTGACAAAGGCTTGATCTATAGTGAGATGGAAATGGTCATGTTGCAGAATCACGGTCCGTTTACGTGGGGGGAAAATGCTGAAAAAGCCGTCTATAACTCAGCTGTGCTGGAAGAACTGGCTAAGATGGCCTATCTGACGCTACAGATTAATCCCAACACGCCCCGCATTAAAGACACGCTCCGGTTGAAGCATTACGAGCGCAAGCACGGCACCAATGCGTACTACGGCCAGGGTTGCTAGATCACCTGACCCATTCATTCCTGCCGTGCCATGAGACCGGGCTACCGGAACAAA
Proteins encoded in this region:
- a CDS encoding L-ribulose-5-phosphate 4-epimerase produces the protein MYTSLKEECYEANMQLPKLGLVLFTFGNVSAVDRERGVFAIKPSGVPYEKLQPSDIVICDYDAKVVEGTMRPSSDTKTHALLYKTWDKIGGISHTHSTYAVAWSQAGMDIPIFGTTHADHTHQDIPCAPALTDEMIQGDYEHETGHQIFNCFADKGLIYSEMEMVMLQNHGPFTWGENAEKAVYNSAVLEELAKMAYLTLQINPNTPRIKDTLRLKHYERKHGTNAYYGQGC